The following are encoded together in the Lathyrus oleraceus cultivar Zhongwan6 chromosome 3, CAAS_Psat_ZW6_1.0, whole genome shotgun sequence genome:
- the LOC127130437 gene encoding F-box/FBD/LRR-repeat protein At5g56420-like encodes MVRDFTFSTDYSEKTHISSSRVGKVVSGSVAEVGEDGEGELGALRFSVGVMEAAEVGGVEMAEGDGVVCSGCGFSSDEVGVVMLVQVQSVMAIERPEHGLVVEPEWGIKGQKIAATMESDLPDSILSFIFNKLSFKDRVKTSLLSKHWLHEWRFSSTTHLNFDLYNTPATDKSQFTARLDQFMLHYEHATISSIRVKFPLGDEHSDVIDRLISEGIAKGVKHIQLLFSHQTNHTNLNLEFKPYRFPFTLLSNTDSLTYLHLENCLLVASMDFSGLKNLTTLVLQQIVVKQDLLESLFSNCIHLADFTLDNCELCYYFKIITPTLVHLKIANCRCIFMTEMDIIAPNLSSLEYSFKGEKIPFLNIEAHALSHFSYKGLLIGFIDDDMSCLKNLTTIVLDGIHHDFSKLIPSYLFNQCLQLVNVTLKNCSLAGEIYITSSKLRHLNMIDCGSEISAPYMIYIDAKNLSSFEYSGVITRKISVMAPKLLEIFLNASVKHKYSGHTTTAPKLLKALLEVLTSWLYVGFRSYGFYYTFAMVSTIDYLGFFQFIDS; translated from the exons ATGGTCAGAGACTTCACCTTCTCTACTGACTACTCTGAAAAAACTCATATTTCTTCTTCTAGGGTAGGGAAGGTTGTTTCTGGTTCAGTAGCAGAGGTTGGAGAGGATGGAGAAGGTGAGTTAGGGGCACTGAGATTCAGTGTGGGAGTGATGGAGGCAGCGGAAGTTGGTGGTGTGGAAATGGCAGAGGGTGACGGTGTTGTATGTTCAGGTTGTGGATTTAGTTCAGATG AGGTTGGGGTAGTGATGTTGGTTCAGGTTCAGAGTGTGATGGCTattgagaggccagagcacgggCTTGTAGTTGAGCCAGAGTGGGGGATTAAGGGTCAGAAG ATTGCAGCAACAATGGAAAGTGACTTGCCTGATTCTATTTTATCCTTTATCTTTAACAAGTTATCTTTTAAGGATCGTGTCAAAACTTCCCTATTGTCCAAGCACTGGCTTCACGAATGGAGATTTTCATCAACAACACACCTCAATTTTGATCTCTATAACACACCGGCAACAGACAAATCTCAATTTACAGCAAGATTGGATCAGTTCATGCTTCATTATGAACACGCTACAATCAGTTCAATTCGAGTAAAATTTCCATTGGGTGATGAACACAGTGATGTGATTGATAGATTGATTTCTGAAGGGATTGCTAAGGGTGTTAAACATATTCAACTATTATTCTCACATCAAACTAATCATACTAATTTAAATTTGGAATTTAAGCCTTATAGATTTCCCTTTACTCTCTTATCTAACACTGATTCTCTAACCTATCTGCACCTAGAGAACTGCCTCTTAGTAGCATCTATGGATTTCTCTGGATTGAAGAATCTCACAACTCTTGTGTTGCAACAAATCGTTGTGAAACAGGATCTACTTGAGAGCCTGTTTTCCAACTGCATCCATCTCGCAGACTTCACACTTGATAACTGCGAGTtatgttattattttaaaataattacTCCAACATTGGTTCATTTGAAAATTGCTAACTGTCGCTGTATCTTTATGACTGAAATGGATATCATTGCACCAAATCTCTCATCCCTTGAGTATTCTTTTAAGGGAGAAAAGATACCCTTCCTGAACATTGAGGCTCATGCGCTATCACACTTTAGCTACAAGGGTTTGCTAATTGGATTTATTGATGATGATATGTCTTGCTTGAAAAATTTGACAACAATTGTGTTGGACGGAATTCATCACGATTTCTCAAAATTGATCCCAAGTTATTTGTTTAATCAATGTCTCCAACTTGTGAACGTCACCCTTAAAAATTGCTCACTAGCCGGTGAAATATACATTACTAGTTCAAAGTTGCgtcatttgaacatgattgattGCGGCTCTGAGATATCAGCTCCGTATATGATATATATTGATGCTAAGAATCTCTCGTCTTTTGAATATAGTGGTGTCATCACTAGGAAAATTTCTGTTATGGCACCAAAGTTATTGGAGATTTTTTTGAATGCTTCTGTAAAACACAAATACAGTGGTCATACTACAACAGCACCAAAGTTATTGAAG GCGCTACTGGAGGTTTTAACATCATGGTTGTATGTGGGTTTTAGGAGCTATGGTTTCTACTATACATTTGCTATGGTTTCTACTATTGACTATCTAGGCTTCTTTCAATTTATTGATTCATAG
- the LOC127130436 gene encoding putative F-box/FBD/LRR-repeat protein At1g66300, whose amino-acid sequence MESDLPDSILSFIFNKLSFKDRVKTFLLSKHWLHEWRFSSTTHLNFDLYNTPATDKSQFTARLDQFMLHYEHATISSIRVKFPLGYEHNCVGRNSSRFLKIDPNSKLRHLNMIDCGSEISAPYMIYIDAKNLSSFEYSGVITRKISVMAPKLLEIFLNASVKHKYSGHTTTAPKLLKVFWNAAAALLEVLTSWLYVGFRSYGFYYTFAMVSTIDYLGFFQFIDS is encoded by the exons ATGGAAAGTGACTTGCCTGATTCTATTTTATCCTTTATCTTTAACAAGTTATCTTTTAAGGATCGTGTCAAAACTTTCCTATTGTCCAAGCACTGGCTTCACGAATGGAGATTTTCATCAACAACACACCTCAATTTTGATCTCTATAACACACCGGCAACAGACAAATCTCAATTTACAGCAAGATTGGATCAGTTCATGCTTCATTATGAACACGCTACAATCAGTTCAATTCGAGTAAAATTTCCATTGGGTTATGAACACAATTGTGTTGGACGGAATTCATCACGATTTCTCAAAATTGATCCCAA TTCAAAGTTGCgtcatttgaacatgattgattGCGGCTCTGAGATATCAGCTCCGTATATGATATATATTGATGCTAAGAATCTCTCGTCTTTTGAATATAGTGGTGTCATCACTAGGAAAATTTCTGTTATGGCACCAAAGTTATTGGAGATTTTTTTGAATGCTTCTGTAAAACACAAATACAGTGGTCATACTACAACAGCACCAAAGTTATTGAAGGTTTTTTGGAATGCAGCCGCC GCGCTACTGGAGGTTTTAACATCATGGTTGTATGTGGGTTTTAGGAGCTATGGTTTCTACTACACATTTGCTATGGTTTCTACTATTGACTATCTAGGCTTCTTTCAATTTATTGATTCATAG